In the Actinomycetes bacterium genome, one interval contains:
- a CDS encoding flavodoxin domain-containing protein — translation MSTLILYATRYGCTEKCANQLSDKIKGQVDVKNLARSKDIALEPYSQIIIGGSIMAGKINKEVAGYVKKNLDTLLNKKVGLFLCCLEHGKQAEKQMEDGFGTQLVERAIARGFFGGEIELKKLNFLFRGMMKKMLKTDQDVSRLLPENIDNFAAVLNDGIKDE, via the coding sequence ATGTCAACCTTGATACTGTATGCTACCAGATACGGATGCACTGAAAAATGTGCAAATCAACTGTCGGATAAAATAAAGGGACAGGTGGATGTAAAGAACCTGGCCAGATCTAAGGATATAGCTCTGGAGCCATATAGCCAAATCATAATAGGCGGTTCCATTATGGCCGGTAAAATAAATAAGGAAGTGGCCGGCTATGTTAAGAAGAATTTGGATACTTTACTGAATAAGAAGGTTGGGCTTTTTCTTTGCTGCCTGGAGCATGGGAAACAGGCAGAAAAGCAAATGGAAGACGGGTTTGGGACCCAGCTGGTAGAAAGGGCAATAGCCAGAGGTTTTTTCGGGGGAGAAATAGAGCTTAAGAAGCTGAATTTTCTGTTCAGGGGAATGATGAAAAAGATGCTTAAAACCGATCAGGATGTTTCCAGGCTTTTACCTGAAAACATAGATAATTTTGCTGCTGTTTTAAATGATGGAATAAAAGATGAATAG